One region of Desulfovibrio sp. JC022 genomic DNA includes:
- a CDS encoding iron ABC transporter permease, producing the protein MHFDDGQIPAEYSRHIRQKTFFIAAGLLLAGAMLVTSIGMGPVSISAPEALLTLLGDTVSKRFDLIIWNIRLPQALTALAAGAGLSVAGAVMQAILRNPLGSPFTLGISHAAAFGAAVSVMLLDLGTMASSNVGAVTINSPYLTTMVAFGFSLVATFAIIAISRTRRATPEVMVLTGVALGALFTAGTMFLQYFADDVQLAAMVFWTFGDVARATWTELGIISAVTVIAYIWFTANRWNFNAIEAGDETAKGLGVKVERVRLTGMLLASLVTAVIVSFLGIIGFVGLVCPHMVRRIIGDDYRFLLPASCIVGAVLLLAADTAARLMLAPNVLPVSVLTAFLGAPVFIWLIIRGSK; encoded by the coding sequence ATGCATTTTGACGACGGGCAGATACCCGCTGAATATTCACGGCATATCAGGCAGAAGACGTTCTTTATCGCCGCAGGGCTGCTGTTGGCCGGAGCCATGCTGGTTACCTCCATCGGCATGGGGCCGGTCTCTATCTCCGCCCCTGAAGCCCTGCTGACCCTGCTGGGAGATACTGTTTCCAAACGGTTCGACCTGATCATCTGGAACATCAGGCTTCCGCAAGCCCTGACAGCTCTTGCGGCCGGGGCCGGGCTATCCGTGGCCGGGGCAGTCATGCAGGCTATCCTGCGCAATCCGCTGGGTTCACCTTTTACGCTGGGCATTTCCCATGCTGCCGCCTTCGGGGCCGCTGTATCGGTCATGCTGCTGGACCTCGGCACCATGGCCAGCTCCAATGTAGGGGCGGTGACTATCAACTCCCCTTACCTGACCACCATGGTTGCCTTCGGATTCAGCCTCGTCGCCACCTTCGCTATTATCGCGATTTCGCGCACCCGGCGGGCCACGCCGGAGGTTATGGTCCTGACCGGGGTAGCCCTTGGCGCGCTTTTCACTGCGGGAACCATGTTCCTGCAATATTTCGCCGATGATGTGCAGCTGGCGGCTATGGTCTTCTGGACCTTCGGGGACGTGGCCCGCGCAACATGGACCGAACTGGGAATAATCAGCGCGGTGACAGTCATCGCCTACATCTGGTTCACCGCCAACCGCTGGAATTTCAATGCCATTGAAGCCGGAGACGAAACAGCCAAAGGGTTAGGCGTCAAAGTTGAAAGGGTCCGCTTAACCGGGATGCTGCTGGCCTCACTGGTTACGGCGGTCATTGTTTCATTTCTCGGCATTATCGGATTTGTGGGGCTGGTCTGTCCGCACATGGTCCGGCGCATAATCGGGGATGATTACCGCTTCCTGCTCCCGGCCTCCTGCATTGTAGGGGCAGTGTTGCTGCTTGCTGCGGACACTGCGGCGAGGCTCATGCTGGCACCCAACGTACTGCCCGTCTCGGTACTGACTGCGTTTCTCGGTGCCCCGGTTTTCATCTGGCTGATCATCAGGGGGAGCAAATGA
- a CDS encoding ABC transporter ATP-binding protein — protein MNIKVNGINFSYNNTPVLEGVDFQVEQGELLAILGPNGAGKTTLLKCMNAIHRPEGGSVLVKDKDVFKLASDDIARLIGYVPQRVEPARLTVFDAVLMGRKPHIKWRVRDHDICIVDAALKRLSLNHLSLRYIDLLSGGELQKVSIARALVQEPEVLLLDEPTSSLDLKNQLEILRTVRAVVKGHKVSAIMTMHDLNTALRYADKFIFLKNGTVCGCGGKDSVSPEIIEQVYGVEVEIEMRKGCPVIHPVEDLEALDYEHEHSHGHIHTHQTAQ, from the coding sequence ATGAACATCAAGGTAAACGGTATAAATTTCAGCTACAACAACACCCCCGTTCTTGAAGGGGTCGATTTTCAAGTAGAGCAAGGCGAACTGCTGGCAATCCTCGGCCCCAACGGAGCAGGCAAAACAACCCTGCTCAAGTGCATGAACGCTATCCACAGGCCGGAAGGCGGATCGGTACTGGTCAAGGACAAGGATGTATTTAAGCTCGCTTCAGACGACATCGCCCGTTTGATAGGCTATGTGCCGCAACGGGTGGAGCCTGCCCGCTTAACAGTCTTTGATGCCGTGCTCATGGGCCGCAAACCGCACATCAAGTGGCGGGTCCGCGACCATGATATTTGTATTGTAGATGCGGCCCTGAAACGGCTTTCCCTGAACCATCTTTCCCTGCGCTACATCGATCTGCTCAGCGGCGGGGAACTTCAAAAAGTCAGCATCGCCCGCGCCCTTGTGCAGGAACCGGAAGTGCTTTTGCTGGACGAACCGACCAGCTCCCTTGATCTCAAAAACCAGCTGGAAATCCTGCGTACAGTCCGTGCAGTAGTCAAAGGACATAAAGTTTCAGCGATCATGACCATGCATGACCTGAACACGGCTCTGCGTTATGCGGACAAGTTCATCTTTCTCAAGAACGGCACGGTTTGCGGTTGCGGCGGTAAGGACTCTGTCAGCCCGGAAATAATCGAGCAGGTTTACGGCGTGGAAGTGGAAATCGAAATGCGCAAGGGCTGTCCGGTTATTCATCCAGTGGAAGACCTTGAAGCACTGGATTACGAGCACGAACACTCTCATGGGCACATCCACACTCATCAGACTGCACAATAA
- a CDS encoding FmdE family protein, giving the protein MTTYFSKDQIKRTIEFHGHQCPGLAIGIRAAELCLRELGHHDDSPIVAICETDMCGVDAIQFLTGCSVGKGNLILKDHGKMAFTFYRRKDGKGIRAMLNPDFIGELRADMGRLMGLAEPTAEEKEQCTQVRAECEKQYYAAKLADMFIKQEPQIKMPRPAAILQSLTCENCGEIHMESRSRRFAGRTLCLTCFEKVEQKM; this is encoded by the coding sequence ATGACTACTTATTTTTCTAAAGACCAAATAAAACGCACCATTGAATTTCACGGTCACCAGTGCCCCGGCCTTGCCATCGGCATCCGTGCGGCAGAACTCTGCTTGCGTGAACTGGGACACCATGATGATTCCCCCATTGTCGCCATCTGCGAAACAGACATGTGCGGAGTGGACGCCATCCAGTTCCTGACCGGATGTTCCGTGGGTAAAGGCAACCTCATCCTTAAAGATCACGGTAAAATGGCCTTTACTTTTTACCGCCGCAAAGACGGCAAGGGAATCCGGGCCATGCTTAATCCTGATTTTATCGGAGAATTGCGGGCAGACATGGGCCGACTCATGGGGCTTGCTGAACCTACCGCCGAAGAAAAAGAGCAATGCACACAGGTCCGTGCGGAATGCGAAAAACAATATTACGCAGCCAAACTTGCAGACATGTTCATCAAACAGGAACCGCAGATTAAAATGCCCCGCCCTGCGGCAATACTGCAATCGCTTACCTGTGAAAATTGCGGGGAGATACACATGGAATCGCGCTCCCGGAGATTTGCAGGACGTACCTTGTGTTTGACCTGTTTCGAAAAGGTTGAACAGAAAATGTAA
- a CDS encoding efflux RND transporter permease subunit: MSLARLTIEKKTVSIVLTIVFFLGGIKAFLDMPRLEDPEFTIKEALVVTNYPGANPSEVADEVTDVIEGAAQQLKQLKKVTSISDRGQSIVTVEVQDQYDKETLPQVWDELRRKVGDAQSSLPPGAGPSLVIDDFSDVYGMLLSVTGDGYSQQDLQDYVTFLRKQLLLVDNVAKISVWGEQQETVFVEISRARMAQLGVSLDSVYKTLSNRNLVVKSGNVKVGREYLEIAPSGGVESVEDLGDLFIRDGSGRLVPLRDVAEIHRGYQSPPSQIMSFNGHNAVAIGIAGNPAANVVELGHAINAKLQQLQGQTPVGVNVEEVYFQPSRVDNAVNSFVINLAEAVAIVIIVLLLFMGIQSGLLIGAILLITICGSFIFIQMAGVALERISLGALIIALGMLVDNAIVVIEGILIRYQKGMDRIQAAVDVVEQSKWPLLGGTIIAIMAFAGIGFSPDKVGEFCRSLFIVLFISLMMSWITAVTVTPLLCEMFLRPKISEEGDPYGGIIFRLYRGILEFCLRHRVLTMTTLVIMLAGSIYGFGFVKQSFFPDSTQPRFYIHYWLPQGADIRATADDVNELAGVILKDEQVKNVSTFTGQGAPRFILTYSPEKTASSYGLLLVEVKDYETTGEVMSRYKKYVNANYPDAEAKVKKFKLGPGRAASIEVRFSGPDTKELRRLSREAQGIMLSTGHAESIRDDWRQDVKVLSPVIMEAQAKRAGISRPDLAKAMNMFFTGTNIGVYREGDKLLPIVARPPAKERLDVNQIGDVQIFSPVAGRMIPVEEVVSGFETKIESGKLQTRNRMLTITASCEPIVGLPSVLFNELRPQIENMKIPAGYTMEWGGEYEDSRDAQTSLAASLGGPFLIMILATVMLFNNLRIPAIIWLTVPLSIIGVSCGLLTTGEPFGFMALLGFLSLSGMLIKNAIVLLDQINIELAEGKEPYRAVVDSALSRIRPVAMAAGTTILGMLPLVTDAFFSAMAVTIMAGLAFATVLTLLVVPVLYTMFYKVKTPA, from the coding sequence ATGAGTCTTGCAAGGCTGACTATTGAGAAGAAGACCGTTTCAATAGTCCTGACAATTGTTTTCTTCCTCGGCGGTATAAAAGCGTTTCTGGACATGCCCCGTCTTGAAGACCCGGAATTTACGATCAAGGAAGCACTGGTTGTTACCAACTATCCCGGTGCAAATCCTTCGGAAGTGGCAGATGAAGTCACGGACGTGATTGAAGGGGCTGCCCAGCAACTTAAACAACTCAAGAAGGTAACCTCCATTTCAGATAGGGGACAATCCATTGTCACCGTGGAAGTGCAGGACCAATACGATAAGGAAACCCTGCCCCAGGTCTGGGACGAACTTCGCCGTAAGGTAGGTGATGCCCAGTCCTCCCTCCCCCCAGGGGCAGGGCCTTCCCTTGTTATCGATGATTTCAGCGATGTTTACGGCATGCTGCTCTCGGTAACCGGGGACGGTTATTCTCAGCAGGATTTGCAGGATTATGTGACTTTTTTGCGTAAGCAGCTTCTGCTGGTGGACAATGTCGCAAAGATTTCTGTCTGGGGGGAGCAGCAGGAGACGGTTTTTGTGGAGATCTCACGGGCCCGAATGGCCCAGCTTGGGGTCTCCCTGGATTCTGTCTACAAGACTCTTTCCAACCGCAACCTTGTGGTTAAATCCGGTAACGTGAAGGTTGGCAGGGAGTATCTCGAGATCGCGCCTTCCGGCGGGGTGGAATCAGTTGAAGATCTAGGTGATCTGTTCATCCGTGACGGTTCCGGCAGGCTGGTTCCGCTGCGCGATGTGGCGGAAATCCATCGTGGCTACCAGAGTCCTCCATCCCAGATAATGAGCTTTAACGGACACAATGCCGTAGCCATCGGTATTGCCGGGAATCCTGCTGCCAACGTGGTTGAATTGGGCCATGCAATCAATGCCAAGCTACAGCAGTTGCAGGGCCAGACCCCGGTAGGTGTTAATGTAGAAGAGGTCTATTTCCAGCCCAGCAGGGTGGATAATGCGGTTAATTCCTTTGTTATCAACCTTGCCGAGGCAGTGGCTATCGTCATCATCGTGCTGCTGCTTTTCATGGGTATACAGTCCGGGTTGCTGATCGGGGCCATTCTGCTGATTACTATTTGCGGATCATTCATATTTATTCAGATGGCCGGGGTCGCGCTGGAGCGTATTTCCCTTGGAGCGTTGATTATCGCGCTGGGTATGTTGGTTGATAACGCTATTGTGGTCATTGAGGGTATCCTGATCCGTTACCAAAAGGGTATGGATCGTATTCAGGCTGCTGTGGATGTTGTGGAGCAGAGCAAATGGCCGCTTCTGGGCGGTACCATCATCGCCATTATGGCTTTTGCCGGAATTGGTTTCAGCCCGGATAAGGTTGGTGAATTTTGTCGTTCCCTGTTCATTGTCCTGTTCATCTCGTTGATGATGAGTTGGATTACCGCTGTGACCGTGACTCCGCTGCTTTGCGAGATGTTCCTGCGCCCCAAGATCAGCGAAGAGGGAGATCCTTACGGGGGAATCATTTTCCGTCTCTATCGTGGTATTCTTGAATTCTGTTTGCGTCATAGGGTTCTAACCATGACAACTCTGGTGATTATGTTGGCTGGGTCGATTTACGGGTTCGGATTTGTAAAGCAGAGTTTTTTCCCGGATTCTACTCAGCCCCGTTTTTATATTCACTACTGGCTTCCACAAGGAGCCGACATCCGAGCTACGGCTGATGATGTGAATGAACTTGCCGGAGTGATTCTAAAAGATGAGCAGGTCAAGAATGTGTCTACTTTTACCGGGCAGGGGGCTCCTCGTTTTATCCTTACCTATTCTCCGGAAAAGACCGCATCATCCTACGGCTTGCTGCTGGTTGAAGTGAAGGATTACGAGACTACCGGTGAGGTCATGTCTCGCTATAAAAAATATGTGAACGCTAATTATCCTGATGCGGAAGCTAAGGTTAAAAAATTCAAGCTTGGTCCCGGACGTGCGGCTTCCATTGAAGTCCGTTTCAGCGGGCCAGATACCAAAGAGCTGCGCCGCCTTTCCCGTGAAGCACAAGGCATAATGCTTAGTACCGGACATGCTGAGTCCATCCGCGATGACTGGCGGCAGGATGTGAAAGTTCTCAGCCCGGTTATCATGGAAGCGCAGGCAAAGAGAGCGGGGATTTCTCGCCCGGATCTTGCCAAGGCTATGAACATGTTTTTTACCGGAACCAACATCGGGGTCTACCGTGAAGGAGACAAGCTCCTGCCCATCGTGGCCCGTCCTCCCGCTAAGGAACGATTGGACGTGAACCAGATCGGGGACGTGCAGATCTTCAGTCCGGTTGCCGGACGTATGATCCCGGTGGAAGAGGTTGTTTCAGGGTTTGAAACCAAAATTGAATCAGGCAAGTTGCAGACCCGTAACCGCATGCTGACTATAACTGCATCCTGCGAACCCATTGTGGGATTGCCTTCGGTTCTTTTTAATGAATTGCGACCTCAAATAGAGAACATGAAAATTCCTGCCGGGTATACCATGGAGTGGGGCGGTGAGTATGAGGATTCAAGGGATGCTCAGACCAGCCTTGCAGCCAGCCTTGGCGGGCCGTTTCTGATTATGATCCTTGCAACTGTAATGCTTTTCAACAACCTGCGAATCCCGGCCATTATCTGGCTGACCGTGCCCCTGTCCATCATCGGGGTCAGTTGCGGTCTGCTCACGACCGGGGAACCTTTCGGGTTTATGGCTCTGCTGGGATTTCTTTCCCTTTCAGGGATGTTGATCAAGAATGCTATTGTGCTGCTGGATCAGATCAATATTGAACTTGCAGAAGGCAAGGAACCGTATCGCGCGGTTGTGGATTCAGCTCTCAGTCGTATCCGCCCGGTTGCCATGGCTGCCGGGACCACCATTCTCGGTATGCTTCCGCTGGTGACTGATGCTTTCTTCTCAGCCATGGCAGTAACCATTATGGCCGGTCTGGCCTTTGCCACTGTGCTGACCCTGCTTGTCGTTCCGGTGCTTTATACCATGTTCTACAAGGTTAAGACTCCAGCTTAA
- a CDS encoding efflux RND transporter periplasmic adaptor subunit has protein sequence MRNKLLFLILAMMILPGCKEEVHVEQPVRPVRVMEISDQNAPELRKFPGKVKATREATLAFRVPGQIERFVVKEGDYVKKGQLIAVLDQRDFQAAVADLEAKLIGARSVMKEAKLNFERNGKLLASDTVAQSSFDSAQSTFESSRASVNSLIQELRRAKLNFQYTRLVAPFSGTIALKSVDNHEFVQAKESIVQLEDTSALDVVVDVPESIWVRGFITKDSHDFKALAKFETYPGRDFKLELKEFQTKANAETQTYEVTLKMENPQGLSIHPGMTAEVVASMPENKAVKVVSVPISAVVGYPDQDKFVWVYEKGAVKKRNVQVGRIVNSNFEIHEGIKPGEQVVVSGAHYLRDGQEVKILKGRIGGRG, from the coding sequence ATGCGTAACAAATTGTTATTTTTGATATTGGCTATGATGATTTTACCGGGATGTAAGGAGGAGGTTCATGTTGAACAGCCTGTACGTCCGGTCAGGGTTATGGAAATTTCAGATCAAAATGCGCCGGAATTGCGAAAATTTCCCGGTAAGGTCAAGGCTACCCGTGAAGCAACACTGGCTTTTCGCGTTCCCGGGCAGATTGAGCGTTTTGTGGTGAAAGAAGGGGATTATGTAAAAAAAGGTCAACTCATTGCTGTGTTGGATCAGCGTGATTTTCAGGCCGCAGTGGCCGATCTTGAAGCCAAGCTGATTGGTGCCCGTTCGGTTATGAAGGAAGCCAAACTTAACTTTGAGCGTAATGGAAAACTGCTTGCTTCCGACACAGTAGCCCAGTCTTCCTTTGATTCGGCTCAGAGTACTTTTGAAAGCAGCCGTGCTTCGGTTAACTCATTGATTCAGGAACTGCGCCGGGCCAAGCTGAATTTTCAATACACCCGTCTGGTGGCTCCTTTTAGTGGGACCATTGCTCTTAAGTCCGTGGATAACCATGAATTTGTTCAAGCCAAGGAATCCATTGTCCAACTCGAGGACACCTCAGCCCTAGATGTGGTTGTAGATGTGCCGGAAAGCATCTGGGTTCGCGGATTCATCACAAAAGACAGCCATGACTTCAAGGCTCTTGCAAAGTTTGAGACCTATCCCGGTCGTGATTTCAAGCTGGAGCTTAAGGAGTTTCAGACTAAGGCCAACGCCGAGACCCAGACCTATGAAGTGACCCTGAAGATGGAGAATCCACAGGGGCTGTCCATTCATCCGGGTATGACTGCTGAAGTTGTAGCCAGCATGCCGGAAAATAAAGCTGTGAAAGTTGTTTCCGTGCCTATTTCGGCTGTAGTTGGGTACCCGGATCAGGATAAATTTGTCTGGGTATATGAAAAGGGTGCAGTGAAAAAACGCAATGTTCAGGTCGGCAGGATTGTTAATAGCAATTTTGAAATTCACGAGGGTATCAAGCCCGGTGAACAGGTCGTTGTTTCCGGGGCGCATTACCTGCGTGACGGGCAGGAAGTTAAAATTCTCAAAGGTAGAATCGGGGGCCGCGGATGA
- a CDS encoding TetR/AcrR family transcriptional regulator produces the protein MTKREKIFHAGAKLFAERSYNSVGIRDIAREADVNSAMISYYFGGKTGLLREIFTCFSERMVTVIRNSMSEAKDHGELVELNVAAFLNDARQNRDVYLVGLRELNHDSEELQDLRDTLYKTGWEYFTEFLGKTGAKAEHPEEVKDICFTAVLGTIFSDYLLGGGHYIDDDQKVEAYRKTVTILLKAGSPSLWK, from the coding sequence ATGACAAAACGCGAAAAGATTTTCCATGCCGGGGCCAAGCTCTTTGCTGAGCGTTCTTACAATTCAGTTGGAATCAGGGATATTGCCCGCGAAGCTGATGTGAACAGTGCCATGATCTCTTATTACTTCGGTGGTAAGACCGGATTGTTGCGTGAGATTTTTACCTGTTTCAGTGAACGGATGGTTACTGTTATCAGGAATTCCATGTCCGAAGCTAAAGACCACGGAGAGCTGGTTGAACTGAATGTGGCTGCTTTTCTTAATGATGCCCGCCAGAACCGGGATGTGTATCTTGTTGGGCTACGCGAGCTTAATCACGACAGTGAAGAGTTGCAGGATCTGCGGGACACTCTTTACAAAACAGGGTGGGAGTATTTTACGGAATTTCTAGGCAAAACCGGAGCCAAAGCCGAGCATCCCGAGGAAGTGAAAGATATTTGCTTTACTGCGGTCTTGGGTACTATTTTTTCCGACTACCTGCTTGGCGGTGGACACTACATAGATGATGATCAAAAGGTTGAAGCTTACCGGAAGACTGTGACGATTCTTTTAAAGGCAGGCAGCCCTTCACTCTGGAAATAA
- a CDS encoding OmpA family protein produces MKKLIFLFILIFSCVPFAYAGQDGFAADSDDILRMITDPGGRAFLKIEFKVNSAKISKKAYPVVDSLGTALTSGPGSSMQVKLVGHTDSAGKSEYNRSLSLKRAEAVKNYLAVHFNVDPARIEVEGAGEDQPIVSNDSAQGRARNRRVEVINISKKSDAPKVLKELNPNDLEPEALDTKDLW; encoded by the coding sequence ATGAAAAAACTAATTTTCCTGTTCATATTAATTTTTAGTTGCGTTCCTTTTGCCTATGCCGGACAGGACGGCTTTGCTGCGGATTCAGATGACATTCTGCGTATGATAACCGATCCGGGCGGTCGGGCGTTTCTGAAAATTGAATTCAAGGTCAACTCAGCCAAGATCAGCAAGAAGGCTTATCCGGTGGTGGATTCCCTCGGTACAGCCCTTACATCCGGTCCGGGATCGTCCATGCAGGTTAAGCTGGTAGGGCATACGGATTCCGCCGGGAAGAGCGAATATAACCGTTCTTTGAGTCTCAAGAGAGCAGAAGCAGTAAAGAATTACCTTGCGGTCCATTTTAATGTTGATCCCGCCCGTATTGAAGTTGAAGGAGCAGGAGAGGACCAGCCCATTGTTTCCAATGACAGCGCACAAGGCAGAGCCCGGAATCGCCGGGTGGAAGTCATCAATATCAGCAAAAAATCTGATGCGCCCAAGGTTCTTAAGGAGTTAAATCCCAATGATCTGGAACCTGAGGCATTGGACACCAAGGATCTCTGGTAG
- the arfB gene encoding alternative ribosome rescue aminoacyl-tRNA hydrolase ArfB — protein sequence MISITPALSIPDSEISFFASRSSGPGGQHVNKTSSKVTLVFNVQDSSSLSDRQKYLIKTRLSGRINSRGELHVSCEEHRSQFRNKEEAVSRFAKLIADVLKPVRKRKKTKVPYSAKRKRMDGKKKRSDLKKSRSKPGY from the coding sequence ATGATAAGTATCACTCCCGCATTGTCCATACCTGACAGTGAAATTAGTTTTTTCGCCAGTCGCAGTTCCGGTCCCGGCGGACAGCATGTTAACAAGACTTCATCCAAGGTGACTCTTGTGTTTAATGTGCAGGATTCTTCCAGCCTGAGTGACCGCCAGAAGTATTTAATCAAAACCCGGCTGTCCGGGCGCATTAATTCCAGAGGTGAGTTGCATGTTTCCTGCGAAGAACATCGCAGTCAGTTCCGCAACAAGGAAGAGGCTGTTTCCCGTTTTGCCAAACTTATTGCTGATGTTTTGAAGCCGGTGCGCAAAAGAAAGAAAACCAAAGTTCCATATTCTGCAAAGCGTAAAAGGATGGATGGTAAGAAGAAGCGTTCTGATTTAAAGAAGAGCCGTTCCAAACCCGGATATTAA
- a CDS encoding NifB/NifX family molybdenum-iron cluster-binding protein — protein sequence MKIALPSRDGMVDGHFGHCEAFTIFTLDESKNIIEEEKITPPPGCGCKSSIVPTLAEMGVKVLLAGNMGQGAVNLLQNNGIQVIRGCGGELKDAVAQWAAGNITDSATVCDDHGSCGNH from the coding sequence ATGAAAATCGCACTTCCCTCCAGAGATGGAATGGTCGACGGTCACTTTGGTCATTGTGAAGCTTTCACCATTTTCACTCTTGATGAGTCCAAAAATATCATCGAAGAAGAAAAAATCACACCTCCTCCGGGGTGCGGATGCAAATCCAGCATCGTGCCCACCCTCGCTGAAATGGGCGTAAAAGTCCTGTTGGCAGGCAACATGGGTCAGGGAGCAGTGAATCTCTTGCAGAACAACGGCATTCAGGTTATCCGCGGTTGTGGCGGCGAACTCAAAGATGCAGTTGCCCAATGGGCAGCAGGAAACATCACCGACTCCGCAACTGTCTGCGACGACCACGGTTCCTGCGGCAACCACTAG
- a CDS encoding YchJ family protein, protein MNECPCGSGNAYESCCEPYITGKEPAPTAEALMRSRYSAFAVKNVDYLGDTLAPESKHDYDENQVKNWAETSTWLGLEIVSTSKGLVDDETGEVEFIAKFRQQGAIHTHHEASRFEKRDGHWLYLEGDIVPPMPIKKDKKVGRNEPCPCGSGKKYKKCCG, encoded by the coding sequence ATGAATGAATGTCCCTGCGGTTCCGGCAATGCCTATGAAAGCTGCTGCGAACCTTACATCACAGGAAAAGAGCCTGCACCCACTGCTGAAGCACTCATGCGTTCCCGCTACAGTGCATTCGCTGTAAAAAATGTCGACTACCTCGGTGATACCCTCGCCCCGGAAAGCAAGCATGATTACGACGAAAATCAGGTTAAAAACTGGGCGGAAACATCCACATGGCTCGGCCTTGAAATTGTTTCTACCTCCAAGGGTCTTGTTGACGACGAAACCGGCGAAGTGGAATTCATCGCCAAATTCAGGCAGCAGGGAGCGATCCACACCCATCATGAAGCCAGCCGCTTCGAAAAAAGGGACGGCCACTGGCTCTACCTTGAAGGTGATATCGTACCTCCCATGCCGATCAAAAAAGATAAGAAAGTAGGACGCAACGAGCCCTGTCCCTGCGGCAGCGGCAAGAAATACAAGAAGTGCTGCGGTTAA
- a CDS encoding CBS and ACT domain-containing protein yields MLVKNWMSKDIVTLTHDRSMMKAAKLLKDNDISRLPIVDDEGVLVGIVSDRDIKEASPSKATTLDMHELYYLLSEIKVKDIMSRKVITVSVEDTVEKAAVVMEENKIGGLPIVDAENKCVGIITNTDVFKVLINITGVLDGGVQVGLALSNEPGSLNGVLDYLKDNGGRVMSILTSYEPEQENMRHVFIRIHDMDKATLNKIKEGLAENFNLLFWVRDSVHGLTS; encoded by the coding sequence ATGCTGGTTAAGAACTGGATGTCCAAAGACATTGTCACCCTTACCCATGACCGTTCCATGATGAAAGCAGCAAAGCTGCTTAAGGATAACGACATCAGTAGATTGCCCATCGTTGATGACGAAGGCGTTCTGGTCGGCATAGTTTCAGACAGGGACATCAAGGAAGCTTCCCCCTCAAAGGCTACCACCCTTGATATGCATGAGCTTTATTATCTGCTCTCGGAAATCAAGGTTAAGGATATCATGTCCCGCAAGGTGATTACCGTATCCGTTGAAGATACTGTGGAAAAAGCCGCAGTTGTCATGGAAGAGAACAAAATCGGCGGACTCCCGATTGTAGATGCTGAGAATAAGTGCGTGGGCATCATCACCAATACCGATGTTTTCAAGGTTCTGATCAACATCACAGGTGTTCTTGACGGTGGTGTGCAGGTCGGTCTGGCTCTTTCCAATGAGCCGGGATCGCTCAATGGCGTGCTGGATTACCTCAAGGATAACGGCGGACGGGTCATGTCCATTTTGACCTCCTATGAGCCGGAGCAGGAAAACATGCGCCATGTATTTATCCGCATCCACGACATGGACAAAGCCACCCTGAACAAGATCAAGGAAGGCCTTGCCGAGAATTTCAATCTACTCTTCTGGGTCCGCGATTCCGTTCACGGGCTGACTTCATAA